A genome region from Nocardia sp. NBC_00565 includes the following:
- a CDS encoding aminodeoxychorismate lyase, which translates to MVDRVLVTLDGAVQDPDAPLLFADDIGVLRGDGVFETILVRGGNACAIEFHLGRLRRSAQALDLPELELGKWRDAIETATKEWGTEREGLLRLVLTRGRDTELSARSSVTSGDLAAAVPVPTSYVLVLPVPDRVHKARTDGVAVVSLSRGISVDLAQAAPWQLLGAKTLSYATNMAALRFAHRMGADDVIFTSTENRVLEGPRSSVVIARDKQLITPPAKNGVLPGVTQRALFAEAEKAGWKTSYNSLFTADLLTCDSIWLLSSITLAARVNSLDGLRMMAPDNAAEIIELVDRAVERAGAIGDW; encoded by the coding sequence ATGGTGGATCGAGTTCTAGTAACACTCGACGGCGCCGTCCAAGATCCGGACGCGCCGTTGTTGTTTGCCGACGACATCGGCGTGCTGCGCGGCGACGGTGTCTTCGAGACGATTTTGGTGCGTGGCGGGAACGCGTGCGCGATCGAATTTCATCTTGGCCGACTGCGTCGTTCGGCGCAGGCGCTCGATCTACCCGAGCTCGAGCTAGGGAAGTGGCGGGACGCGATCGAGACGGCGACGAAGGAATGGGGCACCGAGCGCGAGGGCCTGCTGCGGCTGGTGCTCACGCGGGGTCGCGATACCGAGCTATCGGCCCGGTCCAGCGTCACCTCCGGTGATCTCGCGGCCGCGGTGCCGGTGCCGACTTCCTATGTGTTGGTGCTGCCGGTGCCGGATCGGGTGCACAAGGCGCGCACCGATGGCGTCGCGGTGGTGTCGCTCTCGCGCGGTATCTCGGTCGATCTGGCGCAGGCCGCGCCCTGGCAGCTGCTCGGTGCGAAGACGCTGTCGTATGCCACCAATATGGCCGCGCTGCGCTTCGCCCACCGGATGGGCGCCGATGACGTGATCTTCACCAGTACCGAGAACCGAGTGCTGGAGGGGCCGCGCTCCTCGGTCGTGATCGCGCGGGACAAGCAGCTGATCACGCCGCCCGCGAAGAACGGCGTACTGCCCGGGGTCACCCAGCGGGCGCTGTTCGCCGAGGCCGAGAAGGCCGGGTGGAAGACCAGCTACAACTCGCTGTTCACCGCGGATCTGCTGACCTGCGACAGCATTTGGCTGTTGTCGAGCATCACCTTGGCGGCTCGGGTGAATTCGCTGGACGGACTGCGCATGATGGCGCCGGACAACGCGGCCGAGATCATCGAGTTGGTGGACCGGGCAGTGGAACGCGCCGGAGCCATCGGCGATTGGTAG
- a CDS encoding cytochrome ubiquinol oxidase subunit I, whose protein sequence is MSVLDLSRWQFGITTVYHFIFVPLTIGLAPLVAGMQTAWVITGKEHWYRLTKFFGKLFLINFALGVATGIVQEFQFGMNWSEYSRFVGDVFGAPLALEALVAFFLESTFLGLWIFGWARLPKALHLATIWLVAIGVNASAYFIVAANSFMQHPVGAKYNPERGRAELTSIWEVLTNNTTLAAFPHVVAGAFLTSGTFVVGIAGWWMVRNARSGDETKIAEARTMWRSGGRAGLWVIVVAGVALFFTGDVQGKLMFEQQPMKMASAESLCNTATDPDFSVLTIGTHNNCDSVTHVLEVPYVLPYLAKGKFSDVTLDGVTDLQHAYNAKFGPGDYRPNLFVTYWSFRAMIGLSAGAILLWLVGLWLTRGGRITDKRWYSWLCLIAIPTPFLANSAGWVFTEMGRQPWVVAPNPTGDQQLRLMVQQGVSDHVAGTVITSLVVFTLLYGALAVVWFYLMRRYTIAGPEAAPTIPPDDTGGSAGRHRAEEPAVEQLSFAY, encoded by the coding sequence TTGAGCGTCCTGGACTTATCGCGTTGGCAGTTCGGCATCACGACCGTCTATCACTTCATCTTCGTACCGTTGACGATCGGTCTCGCCCCGCTCGTGGCGGGTATGCAGACCGCTTGGGTGATTACCGGCAAAGAGCACTGGTACCGGCTGACCAAATTTTTCGGAAAACTTTTCCTGATCAACTTCGCGCTCGGTGTCGCCACCGGCATCGTGCAAGAGTTCCAGTTCGGGATGAACTGGAGCGAATACTCACGCTTCGTCGGCGACGTCTTCGGCGCACCGCTCGCGCTGGAAGCACTCGTCGCGTTCTTCCTGGAGTCGACCTTCCTCGGTCTGTGGATCTTCGGCTGGGCGCGATTGCCCAAAGCGCTACACCTGGCGACGATTTGGCTCGTCGCGATCGGCGTGAACGCCTCCGCGTACTTCATCGTCGCGGCCAACTCCTTCATGCAGCATCCGGTCGGCGCCAAATACAACCCCGAGCGCGGGCGCGCCGAACTCACCAGCATCTGGGAAGTGCTCACGAACAACACGACGCTGGCGGCATTTCCGCACGTGGTGGCCGGAGCGTTCCTCACCTCGGGCACATTCGTGGTCGGCATCGCCGGATGGTGGATGGTGCGCAACGCCCGCAGCGGCGACGAGACGAAAATCGCTGAGGCGCGCACGATGTGGCGCTCCGGCGGCCGCGCCGGCCTGTGGGTGATCGTGGTGGCCGGTGTCGCGCTGTTCTTCACCGGTGACGTGCAGGGCAAGCTGATGTTCGAACAGCAGCCGATGAAGATGGCCTCGGCGGAATCGTTGTGCAACACCGCAACCGATCCGGACTTCTCGGTCCTGACCATCGGTACGCACAACAACTGCGACAGCGTGACCCACGTGCTCGAGGTGCCGTATGTGCTGCCGTACCTGGCCAAGGGCAAGTTCAGCGATGTCACCCTGGACGGCGTCACCGATCTGCAGCACGCCTACAACGCGAAGTTCGGCCCCGGCGACTACCGGCCCAACCTGTTCGTCACCTACTGGTCCTTCCGCGCCATGATCGGACTGTCGGCCGGGGCGATCCTGCTCTGGTTGGTCGGCCTGTGGCTGACCCGCGGCGGCCGGATCACCGATAAGCGCTGGTACTCGTGGCTGTGCCTGATCGCCATCCCGACCCCGTTCCTGGCAAACAGCGCGGGCTGGGTCTTCACCGAAATGGGCAGGCAGCCTTGGGTTGTCGCGCCGAATCCGACCGGTGACCAACAGCTGCGGCTGATGGTGCAGCAAGGCGTCTCCGACCACGTCGCGGGCACGGTGATCACCTCGCTGGTGGTCTTCACCCTGCTCTACGGCGCGCTCGCGGTGGTGTGGTTCTACCTGATGCGCCGGTACACGATCGCAGGCCCCGAAGCGGCCCCGACGATTCCGCCGGACGATACGGGTGGGTCGGCCGGGCGGCATCGTGCCGAAGAGCCTGCCGTCGAACAGCTTTCATTCGCGTACTAG
- the cydB gene encoding cytochrome d ubiquinol oxidase subunit II — protein MNLQQFWFLLIGVLFTGYFVLEGFDFGVGMLMPILGKGSDTRRRVVLNTIGPVWDGNEVWLLTAAGAMFAAFPEWYASLFSGFYLALLLVLVALIVRVCAIEYRSKVNDPRWRAWCDAAIGIGSWIPALAWGWVFANVVRGVPLNEKKQIAGSVWDLLGPYALLGGLSTGLLFALHGAVFLALKTGGEVRDDAVKSVRLLLVPTAVVVGAFGVWTQLAYGTEWTWIPLVLAVIGLVVAAAASFADRDGWAFVGTAVTTAAATVLLFGSLYPNVLPSTISDMFDLTIDNASSTPYTLKVMSWAAVIVTPVVLGYQGWTYWVFRKRITVEQIPAPIGLPLASVED, from the coding sequence ATGAATCTGCAACAGTTCTGGTTTCTGCTGATCGGCGTCTTGTTCACCGGCTACTTCGTGTTGGAGGGCTTCGACTTCGGGGTCGGCATGCTGATGCCGATCCTCGGCAAGGGCAGCGATACTCGAAGGCGGGTGGTGCTCAATACGATCGGGCCGGTGTGGGACGGCAACGAGGTCTGGTTGCTGACCGCGGCCGGTGCGATGTTCGCGGCCTTCCCGGAGTGGTATGCGAGCCTGTTCTCCGGCTTCTACCTCGCGCTGCTGCTGGTGTTGGTCGCGCTGATCGTGCGGGTCTGCGCGATCGAATACCGCAGCAAGGTCAACGATCCACGCTGGCGGGCCTGGTGTGATGCCGCGATCGGAATCGGTTCCTGGATACCGGCGCTGGCGTGGGGCTGGGTGTTCGCCAATGTGGTGCGCGGGGTGCCGTTGAACGAGAAGAAGCAGATCGCCGGTTCGGTGTGGGATCTGCTCGGGCCGTACGCATTGCTCGGCGGGCTGTCGACCGGGTTGCTGTTCGCGTTGCACGGTGCGGTGTTCCTGGCGTTGAAGACCGGCGGCGAGGTGCGCGACGACGCGGTGAAGTCGGTGCGGCTGTTGCTGGTGCCGACCGCGGTGGTGGTCGGTGCGTTCGGGGTGTGGACGCAGCTGGCCTACGGGACCGAATGGACCTGGATTCCTTTGGTGCTGGCGGTGATCGGGCTGGTTGTCGCCGCGGCGGCGAGCTTCGCCGATCGGGACGGGTGGGCGTTCGTCGGTACGGCGGTCACCACCGCTGCGGCCACCGTACTGCTGTTCGGGTCGCTGTATCCGAATGTGTTGCCCTCCACCATCAGCGACATGTTCGACCTGACCATCGACAATGCCTCCTCGACGCCGTACACGCTGAAGGTGATGAGTTGGGCGGCGGTGATCGTCACGCCGGTGGTGCTCGGATACCAGGGCTGGACGTATTGGGTATTCCGCAAACGGATTACGGTCGAGCAGATTCCGGCGCCCATCGGCCTGCCATTGGCATCGGTCGAGGACTGA
- the cydD gene encoding thiol reductant ABC exporter subunit CydD: MARPPVDPRLWKYARSARRYLVLSVALSLVITGSIVVTAVALANVLAGVITDPGRRSFGAWTFELIVLAVAIGCRVLATGVQSRLAHRAGATVVAELETAVLDAGARLAPRELETRRTELAVVVSTGLTGLRAYLTGYLPALLLACLVPPIVLVVIAFHDPISGVIAVVTLPLIPVFMILIGLLTQGRAQATLAATTRLSDQLLDLFAGMPTLRALGREVGGAPVNSPDSRIRSMEYRVRELGDALRQRTMRTLRIAFLSSMVLEMLATLSVALIAVSIGLRLVYGEMSLYAGLVALILAPEVYLPLRMVGERFHAAQDGMAAADRAFAVLEPETVAAEHDSSSGVGESAEFARAAPDPGHGLSARSSDRLGARIDESSEFSRTDFAGVIEIRDLTVRARDGLAPAGLSAVLRPDAVTVLTGPNGSGKSTALQAILGLIGPDRGSVTVDGTDVRGLDQELWWSRLAWLPQRPVLVPGTLRENFELLGARTSERTAKGASRVIDELEAACIATGFDAVLDELPHGWDTVVGAGGVGLSLGQRQRLALTRVLAADRPVLLLDEPTAHLDPASEATVLTALHQRARAGATVIVIGHRPSILAAADHLIPVRARTPDPQAALR, encoded by the coding sequence ATGGCTCGTCCACCCGTCGACCCCCGGCTGTGGAAGTACGCGCGCTCGGCCCGCCGCTATCTGGTGCTGAGTGTGGCGCTGTCCCTGGTGATCACCGGCTCGATCGTGGTGACGGCGGTGGCACTGGCGAACGTGCTGGCCGGGGTCATCACCGACCCCGGTCGGCGCTCCTTCGGGGCGTGGACGTTCGAATTGATCGTGCTGGCCGTCGCGATCGGCTGCCGGGTGCTCGCCACCGGGGTGCAATCCCGGCTCGCGCATCGCGCCGGGGCCACGGTGGTCGCCGAACTGGAAACCGCCGTGCTGGACGCGGGTGCCCGGCTGGCACCGCGTGAACTCGAAACGCGCCGAACCGAACTCGCGGTGGTGGTGAGCACCGGTCTGACCGGGCTGCGGGCGTATCTCACCGGGTATCTGCCCGCACTGTTGCTGGCCTGCCTGGTGCCGCCGATCGTGCTGGTGGTCATCGCATTTCACGATCCGATCTCCGGGGTCATCGCGGTGGTCACCCTGCCGCTGATCCCGGTGTTCATGATCCTCATCGGCCTGCTCACACAGGGGCGGGCGCAAGCCACGCTCGCCGCGACCACCCGGCTGTCGGATCAGCTACTCGACCTTTTCGCCGGCATGCCGACGTTGCGTGCGCTCGGGCGGGAGGTCGGTGGTGCGCCCGTGAATTCGCCCGACAGCCGGATTCGCTCGATGGAGTACCGGGTGCGCGAGCTCGGGGATGCGTTGCGGCAGCGGACGATGCGTACACTCCGGATCGCGTTCCTGTCGTCGATGGTGCTCGAAATGCTCGCGACGCTGAGTGTGGCACTGATCGCGGTTTCCATCGGGCTGCGGTTGGTGTATGGCGAGATGAGCCTCTACGCCGGGTTGGTGGCGTTGATCCTCGCGCCGGAGGTGTATCTGCCGCTGCGGATGGTGGGCGAGCGGTTCCATGCGGCGCAGGATGGCATGGCGGCGGCTGATCGGGCCTTTGCCGTCTTGGAGCCGGAAACTGTTGCGGCTGAGCATGACTCGAGCTCCGGCGTTGGCGAGTCGGCGGAGTTTGCGCGGGCGGCACCTGATCCGGGTCACGGGCTCAGCGCAAGGTCGTCGGATCGCTTGGGGGCACGGATCGACGAAAGTAGCGAGTTCAGCCGAACGGACTTCGCGGGCGTCATCGAGATACGCGATCTTACGGTGCGCGCCAGAGACGGGCTCGCGCCTGCCGGACTGTCGGCGGTACTGCGACCCGATGCGGTGACGGTGCTCACCGGTCCCAATGGAAGCGGGAAATCGACGGCGCTGCAGGCGATCCTGGGATTGATCGGGCCGGACCGGGGATCGGTGACGGTGGACGGCACCGACGTGCGCGGCCTGGACCAGGAGCTGTGGTGGTCCCGACTGGCCTGGCTACCCCAGCGCCCGGTCCTGGTACCAGGAACGCTGCGCGAGAACTTCGAACTACTCGGAGCACGCACATCCGAACGCACCGCCAAGGGCGCGTCCCGAGTCATCGACGAACTCGAAGCCGCCTGCATCGCAACCGGATTCGACGCGGTCCTGGACGAACTCCCGCACGGTTGGGACACGGTGGTCGGCGCGGGCGGCGTCGGCCTGTCCCTGGGCCAGCGCCAGCGCCTCGCCCTCACCAGAGTGCTGGCCGCCGACCGCCCCGTCCTCCTCCTGGACGAACCGACCGCCCATCTCGACCCCGCCAGCGAGGCCACAGTCCTCACCGCGCTACACCAACGAGCCCGCGCAGGCGCCACCGTAATCGTCATCGGCCACCGCCCATCCATCCTCGCCGCCGCCGACCACCTCATCCCGGTCCGAGCCCGAACCCCAGACCCCCAGGCGGCTCTCCGATGA
- the cydC gene encoding thiol reductant ABC exporter subunit CydC — protein MWALLDLSLWRIAVAIAWGVLALGSGLGLAALAAWLIARAWQMPPVLDLSVAVVAVRALGISRGLCRYLERLATHDVALRAMTTARTTVYRTLARSDIWMRRAIRSADDPPSLRRGDLLVRIGSDIDDLGAVVVRVFVPIAVAIVLSVAAVGLLATISVGAAAILAVSLVVAGIVAPWLSGWAARAAERAVRADRAEFTAQALTVLDHAPELRVAGKLDAALAAAQRAGQRAVAAEDSAAARSAWAAAATPLSIGASVIGALLVGIAIYGPHGGAPGAMTPMALTVLVLLPLSAFEAVAPLPAAAQALTTARAALHRLSLLEGAGSALPTARDRTAQQPFNHAATGHSVNGRSRPPRDLLPDNLPARPEGRRIAVVGPSGAGKTTLLMAWAGLFDTPEPGVTFFAEDAHIFGTTVLENLRAARGDLTADEAEKALCAVGLREWVESLPDGVDTDLVGGAAAVSGGQRRRILLARALISPARVLLLDEPTEHLEAEAGAELLRDLLDSDSGLLEPDRIVVVVTHQLPSDHRADTVLHVNASGQVTTDFPAYIAFAAPADSADREIPLPTR, from the coding sequence ATGTGGGCGCTGCTGGACCTGTCGCTGTGGCGGATCGCGGTAGCCATCGCGTGGGGCGTGCTCGCCCTCGGCAGCGGCCTCGGCCTGGCGGCACTGGCCGCATGGTTGATCGCCCGCGCCTGGCAGATGCCCCCGGTCCTCGACCTGAGCGTCGCCGTCGTCGCCGTCCGCGCCCTCGGCATCTCCCGCGGCCTCTGCCGCTACCTGGAACGCCTGGCCACCCACGACGTAGCCCTACGCGCGATGACCACAGCACGAACCACCGTCTACCGCACCCTCGCCCGCTCCGACATCTGGATGCGGCGCGCCATACGAAGTGCGGATGATCCGCCGTCATTGCGGCGTGGGGATCTCTTGGTTCGAATCGGTAGTGATATCGATGATCTCGGCGCGGTCGTGGTGCGCGTCTTCGTGCCGATCGCGGTGGCGATTGTGTTGTCGGTGGCGGCGGTCGGGCTGTTGGCCACCATTTCTGTTGGTGCGGCGGCGATTCTGGCTGTGTCGCTCGTTGTTGCCGGGATCGTCGCGCCGTGGCTGTCGGGGTGGGCCGCGCGGGCGGCCGAGCGTGCGGTGCGTGCCGACCGTGCCGAGTTCACGGCACAGGCCCTCACCGTCCTCGACCATGCGCCCGAACTCCGCGTCGCGGGCAAGCTGGATGCCGCGCTGGCGGCTGCGCAGCGCGCGGGGCAACGCGCGGTCGCCGCAGAGGATTCTGCGGCCGCACGCAGCGCCTGGGCGGCCGCCGCGACCCCACTGTCGATCGGCGCGAGCGTCATCGGTGCCCTACTGGTCGGCATCGCGATCTACGGCCCGCACGGCGGCGCACCCGGTGCGATGACCCCGATGGCCCTCACCGTCCTTGTCCTGCTGCCCCTTTCGGCATTCGAAGCCGTCGCTCCCCTCCCAGCCGCCGCCCAAGCTCTGACCACCGCCCGCGCCGCCCTGCACCGCCTGTCCTTACTCGAGGGTGCAGGATCCGCACTACCAACCGCGCGAGATCGCACGGCGCAACAACCGTTCAACCATGCCGCGACCGGCCACAGCGTGAACGGTCGCAGTCGACCGCCGCGAGATTTGTTGCCGGACAACCTGCCTGCGCGGCCAGAGGGGCGCAGGATTGCCGTTGTCGGTCCGAGTGGGGCGGGAAAGACCACCTTGCTGATGGCCTGGGCCGGGTTGTTCGATACGCCCGAGCCGGGCGTGACGTTCTTTGCCGAGGATGCGCACATTTTCGGCACCACTGTCCTGGAGAATCTGCGGGCCGCGCGTGGTGATCTCACTGCGGACGAGGCTGAAAAGGCGTTGTGCGCAGTGGGTCTCCGGGAATGGGTGGAGTCGCTGCCGGATGGTGTGGATACCGATCTGGTGGGCGGAGCGGCGGCGGTGTCGGGTGGGCAGCGGCGGCGGATTCTGCTCGCTCGTGCCCTCATCTCGCCCGCGCGGGTGCTGCTGCTCGATGAGCCGACCGAACATCTGGAGGCCGAGGCGGGCGCCGAGCTGCTGCGCGATCTGCTCGACAGCGACAGCGGGCTCCTCGAACCCGATCGGATCGTGGTTGTCGTCACACATCAGCTGCCGTCGGATCATCGGGCCGACACGGTTCTGCACGTCAATGCATCAGGCCAGGTCACGACCGATTTTCCAGCGTATATCGCATTCGCGGCACCCGCCGATTCCGCCGACCGAGAAATTCCGTTGCCGACCCGCTGA
- a CDS encoding FABP family protein, with amino-acid sequence MSELASEGSNPAERASEQVNGNGPAEPSARRSGDAVAEAAERAKATGARNIPVLPDLPLPEETANLRLGPDLSSSMLALLPMVGVWRGEGEGNDPDRGDYRFGQQIIVSHDGGDYLAWESRSWVIESDGSYGGPDLRESGFWRVGIDGDDEVIELLLTHSTGIVELFYGTALTQSSWELATDVVIRSQSGIVVGGAKRLYGIVEGGDLAYVEERVVADGPLEPRLSARLRRYIG; translated from the coding sequence ATGAGTGAACTCGCGAGCGAAGGTTCCAATCCGGCCGAGCGAGCGAGTGAACAAGTGAACGGCAACGGTCCTGCCGAGCCGTCGGCTCGTCGCAGTGGTGACGCCGTGGCCGAGGCGGCCGAACGGGCGAAAGCAACCGGTGCGCGCAATATTCCAGTGCTACCGGACCTGCCGCTACCCGAGGAAACCGCGAATCTGCGACTCGGCCCGGATCTGAGTTCGTCGATGCTTGCGCTGCTGCCGATGGTCGGTGTGTGGCGCGGTGAGGGCGAGGGCAACGACCCCGACCGCGGCGACTACCGCTTCGGTCAGCAGATCATCGTCTCGCACGACGGCGGCGACTACCTGGCCTGGGAGTCCCGTTCCTGGGTCATCGAATCCGACGGCTCCTACGGCGGCCCGGATCTGCGCGAGAGCGGCTTCTGGCGGGTCGGCATCGACGGCGACGACGAGGTCATCGAACTACTGCTGACCCACAGCACCGGCATCGTCGAACTCTTCTACGGGACGGCGTTGACCCAGTCCTCCTGGGAGTTGGCCACCGATGTGGTCATCCGCAGCCAATCCGGCATCGTCGTCGGCGGCGCCAAGCGGTTGTACGGCATCGTCGAAGGCGGCGACCTGGCATACGTCGAGGAGCGAGTCGTAGCCGACGGTCCGCTGGAGCCCAGATTGTCCGCTCGGCTGCGGCGCTACATCGGCTAG
- a CDS encoding DUF1416 domain-containing protein: protein MCAAPTQGQAIPAGVDVEKETVITGRVLSSDGQPVGGAFVRLLDGNGDFTAEVVASGTGDFRFFAAPGAWTVRALSSSGNGSAEVRPEGTGIHAVDVAIAK, encoded by the coding sequence ATGTGCGCAGCACCTACCCAGGGCCAGGCCATTCCGGCCGGAGTCGATGTCGAGAAGGAAACGGTCATCACCGGCCGCGTGTTGAGCTCTGACGGTCAGCCCGTCGGCGGCGCGTTCGTGCGCCTGCTCGACGGCAACGGTGACTTCACCGCCGAGGTCGTCGCCTCGGGCACCGGCGATTTCCGCTTCTTCGCCGCGCCGGGCGCGTGGACCGTGCGCGCACTGTCCTCGTCGGGCAACGGCTCGGCCGAGGTCCGGCCGGAAGGCACGGGCATCCACGCCGTCGACGTGGCCATCGCCAAGTAG
- a CDS encoding sulfurtransferase yields MARSDVLVSVDWAEENLNAPGVVFVEVDEDTSAYDGGHIEGAVRLDWKKDLQDQVRRDFVNQEQFSDLLSARGISNDDEVVLYGGNNNWFAAYAYWYFKLYGHNNVKLLDGGRKKWELDGRPLSRDAVARPAGQYKAAAPDLTIRAFRDEVIAAIGAKNLVDVRSPDEFSGKILAPAHLPQEQSQRPGHIPGAINVPWSKAANEDGTFKSDAELTEIYGEAGLDGSKDTIAYCRIGERSSHTWFVLQELLGHQNVKNYDGSWTEYGSLVGAPIELGE; encoded by the coding sequence ATGGCCCGCTCCGATGTCCTGGTCTCCGTTGACTGGGCCGAAGAGAACCTCAACGCCCCCGGCGTCGTCTTCGTCGAGGTAGACGAGGACACCTCCGCCTACGACGGCGGCCACATCGAGGGTGCCGTCCGGCTCGACTGGAAGAAGGACCTGCAGGATCAGGTTCGTCGTGACTTCGTGAACCAGGAGCAGTTCTCCGATCTGCTCTCGGCGCGCGGCATCTCGAACGACGACGAGGTTGTGCTCTACGGCGGCAACAACAACTGGTTCGCGGCCTACGCCTACTGGTACTTCAAGCTGTACGGCCACAACAACGTCAAGCTGCTCGACGGGGGTCGCAAGAAGTGGGAGCTCGACGGCCGTCCGCTCTCGCGCGACGCGGTCGCCCGCCCGGCCGGCCAGTACAAGGCCGCCGCGCCCGACCTGACCATCCGCGCGTTCCGCGACGAGGTCATCGCCGCCATCGGCGCCAAGAACCTGGTCGACGTGCGCTCCCCTGACGAGTTCTCCGGCAAGATCCTGGCCCCGGCCCACCTGCCGCAGGAGCAGAGCCAGCGTCCCGGCCACATCCCCGGCGCCATCAACGTGCCGTGGAGCAAGGCCGCGAACGAAGACGGCACCTTCAAGTCCGATGCCGAGCTGACCGAGATCTACGGCGAGGCGGGCCTGGACGGGTCCAAGGACACCATCGCCTACTGCCGCATCGGCGAGCGTTCCTCGCACACCTGGTTCGTGCTGCAGGAGCTGCTCGGCCACCAGAATGTCAAGAACTACGACGGGAGCTGGACCGAGTACGGCTCCCTCGTCGGTGCACCGATCGAATTGGGAGAGTAA
- a CDS encoding DUF4395 domain-containing protein yields MSTNSRTTSVAAAVVDVRGPRFAAWVTTGVLVLVLLAAAISTPLAAVLIAAQAVVFAIGAAYGPRRHPYGRIFAAFVAPRLGPTEETEPAAPLRFAQLLGLIFSAVGLLGFLAGSTVVGAVFVGFALFAAFLNAAFGICLGCQIYPLVARFRRTAPATN; encoded by the coding sequence ATGTCCACAAATTCTCGAACCACATCCGTTGCAGCCGCTGTCGTCGACGTTCGTGGTCCGCGCTTCGCCGCGTGGGTCACCACCGGCGTGCTCGTTCTGGTCCTGCTCGCGGCCGCCATCTCGACACCACTCGCCGCGGTGCTCATCGCCGCGCAGGCGGTGGTCTTCGCGATCGGCGCGGCCTACGGACCGCGCCGCCACCCCTACGGCCGGATCTTCGCCGCGTTCGTCGCGCCGCGCCTCGGTCCCACCGAAGAAACCGAACCCGCGGCCCCGCTGCGGTTCGCCCAATTACTCGGCCTGATCTTCAGTGCCGTCGGCCTGCTGGGTTTCCTGGCGGGTTCCACCGTTGTCGGCGCGGTATTCGTCGGCTTCGCCCTGTTCGCGGCGTTCCTGAACGCGGCGTTCGGGATCTGCCTGGGCTGCCAGATCTATCCGCTGGTCGCCCGGTTTCGCCGGACCGCCCCGGCTACGAACTGA
- a CDS encoding thioredoxin family protein, with protein MIEITILVVMMLAGVAVGLMLRRRDGKLRASDTAAPTESARTGLLASVGVDSSGPAVLHFSADWCGPCAAVRRVVAGVTEELSGSPRPPLDIEVDIDAEPALAKELNVLSLPTTFVFDIEGRERFRISGVPKSTDLRTALAPLTVG; from the coding sequence ATGATCGAAATCACAATTCTGGTGGTGATGATGCTGGCCGGGGTGGCGGTCGGGCTAATGCTGCGGCGACGCGACGGCAAGCTGCGCGCTAGCGATACCGCGGCGCCGACCGAATCCGCGCGCACCGGACTACTGGCGTCCGTCGGTGTCGACAGCTCCGGTCCCGCGGTGCTGCACTTCTCCGCCGACTGGTGTGGACCGTGTGCGGCCGTGCGCCGGGTCGTCGCCGGGGTGACCGAGGAACTGTCCGGATCGCCGCGCCCGCCGTTGGACATCGAGGTCGATATCGATGCCGAGCCGGCGCTGGCCAAGGAACTGAATGTGCTCTCGTTGCCGACCACGTTCGTCTTCGATATCGAAGGACGCGAGCGCTTCCGCATCTCGGGTGTACCCAAGTCCACCGACCTGCGCACCGCACTGGCACCCCTGACCGTCGGATAA
- a CDS encoding LmeA family phospholipid-binding protein produces the protein MRKLIIVLLCLAGLAVVIDFGVAAYSEYRVSRALRVGADLSADPEVTIHGFPFLTQALDGRYQNVDVRAHIMRPDIPGEVSVEATLTGAHLSLSDLSDGNVRTVPVDRAEGRMRLEPTELGKLFKIPDLQVHSAPGNKSDGTGGSGGSGMTTGGQLLLTGTMPGKTPSKPGAPLGGDNVSVTADLTIDGDQVKIVATSIYRGTGTDTTTAVVSEAERPMVLEQFTRTIDTKELPFGLRPTKVYAMGGQIVVEGKSENVTIDLDRLQRP, from the coding sequence ATGCGCAAGCTGATCATCGTGCTGCTGTGCCTCGCGGGACTGGCAGTAGTCATCGATTTCGGCGTCGCCGCCTATTCCGAGTATCGCGTGTCGCGCGCCCTGCGCGTGGGCGCCGATCTCAGTGCGGATCCCGAGGTGACCATTCACGGGTTCCCCTTTCTCACCCAGGCGCTCGACGGCCGTTACCAGAACGTCGATGTCCGCGCGCACATCATGCGGCCCGATATTCCCGGTGAGGTTTCGGTCGAGGCGACGCTGACCGGAGCCCATCTTTCGCTCAGCGATCTCTCCGACGGGAACGTGCGCACCGTGCCGGTGGATCGGGCCGAGGGGCGGATGCGGCTCGAGCCGACCGAACTCGGCAAGCTGTTCAAAATCCCCGACCTGCAAGTGCATTCGGCACCGGGGAACAAATCCGACGGAACGGGCGGATCGGGCGGCTCCGGGATGACCACCGGGGGGCAACTGTTGCTCACCGGCACCATGCCGGGCAAGACGCCGAGCAAGCCCGGCGCACCGCTCGGCGGTGACAATGTCAGCGTGACGGCCGACCTGACGATTGACGGTGATCAGGTGAAAATCGTCGCGACCAGCATCTACCGCGGCACGGGTACCGATACGACGACCGCGGTCGTCTCCGAGGCCGAACGCCCCATGGTGCTCGAGCAGTTCACCCGGACCATCGACACCAAGGAACTGCCGTTCGGTCTGCGGCCGACGAAGGTGTACGCGATGGGCGGACAGATCGTCGTCGAGGGCAAGTCCGAGAACGTCACCATCGACCTCGACAGATTGCAGCGGCCATGA